Proteins encoded by one window of Bacteroidia bacterium:
- a CDS encoding HIT family protein has product MGTIFTKIINGEIPAYKIEEDNNYLAFLDINPLAPGHVLVVPKREEDYIFDLEDEELSGLIVFAKKVAAALKQAVPCKRIGVTVIGLEVPHTHIHLIPINNIDDMNFSKPKMKLSDEQLELVRLKIKSFLK; this is encoded by the coding sequence ATGGGAACAATTTTCACGAAAATTATTAATGGCGAGATTCCTGCTTATAAAATAGAAGAAGATAATAATTATTTAGCCTTTTTGGATATTAACCCCTTGGCACCCGGACATGTTCTGGTAGTGCCCAAAAGGGAAGAAGACTATATTTTCGATCTGGAAGATGAAGAATTATCAGGATTGATTGTTTTTGCCAAAAAAGTGGCTGCAGCATTAAAGCAGGCTGTTCCATGTAAGAGAATAGGTGTAACTGTCATTGGGCTTGAGGTCCCACACACACACATACACTTGATTCCCATCAATAACATTGATGATATGAACTTTAGCAAACCTAAAATGAAGCTTTCTGACGAGCAATTGGAGTTGGTTCGTTTGAAAATCAAATCATTTTTAAAATAA